Proteins from one Fragaria vesca subsp. vesca linkage group LG6, FraVesHawaii_1.0, whole genome shotgun sequence genomic window:
- the LOC101311775 gene encoding transcription factor EMB1444-like, which yields MGTTALRQLLKSLCGNSLWNYGVFWKLKHQTDLILRWEDGYCHQPKPRGTMDHATDNIFFGEVNEISFKKCGTSIHEGGSAGYSIGLAVADMSHLQYTFGKGVVGGVASTGNHSWVLLDGLLTSESDSNLVSDCPDEWLLQFALGVKTILLVPVLPHGVLQFGSMETVAEDLAVVAFMKDRFNAIHNVMGKAVSSNIVRSIQAPYSWSQSSGLMENTYESSTVGINPLKVERSEDFGDIRQNNTLSTLEQFVQLSTIESPLFGIDPSVLKNSGEFEVGGMAVWSTGEPKTANQSSDTSLLDMLENQIFGLSCQEEEHVALSQNGSYSFGVFGESFDGFNSYIAGSEAEQLFKFNNDTGHNNINNFFEFPETSELHKALGTSFQRQTDEQLWDLSISIDDTCSSSGVQKNLVSRTNPPWFSNGCDAENLLEASLAKDDTSSSISDGIKSCTTSTRQYSSYKQLKSEEGALMECEPVIWSHTSALPGRCNTSSSFTGMMNTVVDNQQEDKRCNPTQPKKEQKLSSTNPRRPKPSNSPKLRPRDRQLIQDRVKELRELVPNGAKCSIDGLLDRTIKHMMYLRSMTDQAEKLKSYAHKDQERPHCNNTNKTLSGSSNGTSRAFELGSELQTSPIVVEDLEHPGHMLIEMLCDEHGLFLEIAQAIRRLELTVLKGVLETRSNNLWAHFVVEVPRGFHRMDVFWPLLHLLQRRKSSLSSKI from the exons ATGGGGACTACTGCTCTGAGGCAGTTATTGAAGAGCCTCTGCGGCAATTCGCTTTGGAATTACGGGGTCTTTTGGAAGCTGAAGCATCAGACCGATTT GATTTTGAGATGGGAGGATGGGTACTGTCACCAACCGAAACCAAGAGGAACTATGGATCATGCAACAGATAATATCTTCTTCGGTGAGGTGAATGAAATATCTTTTAAGAAGTGTGGAACAAGCATACATGAAGGTGGATCTGCGGGATATTCAATTGGACTTGCGGTGGCTGATATGTCACATCTTCAGTACACATTCGGAAAGGG GGTTGTCGGTGGGGTTGCAAGTACAGGAAACCATAGCTGGGTGCTTCTCGATGGTTTGCTCACCAGCGAATCTGACTCTAACTTAGTTTCAGAT TGTCCAGATGAATGGTTGCTTCAGTTTGCATTGGGTGTCAAG ACAATTCTGCTTGTACCTGTACTTCCACATGGAGTTTTGCAATTTGGCTCCATGGAAACG GTTGCTGAAGATCTGGCAGTAGTTGCTTTCATGAAAGATAGATTCAATGCTATTCACAATGTCATGGGAAAAGCTGTATCTTCTAACATAGTTAGGAGCATTCAAGCTCCATATTCTTGGTCACAATCATCTGGTTTAATGGAGAACACATATGAGTCATCAACTGTTGGCATTAACCCACTGAAAGTTGAAAGGTCAGAAGATTTTGGTGACATCAGACAGAATAACACGCTATCGACTTTGGAGCAGTTTGTGCAACTGTCAACCATTGAAAGTCCACTTTTTGGAATAGATCCATCCGTTCTTAAGAATTCAGGTGAATTTGAGGTTGGTGGTATGGCAGTATGGTCCACTGGAGAACCAAAAACAGCCAATCAGTCTTCAGACACTAGTCTGCTGGATATGCTGGAAAATCAGATATTTGGGTTGTCTTGTCAGGAGGAAGAACATGTTGCCTTATCTCAGAATGGCAGTTATAGTTTTGGAGTTTTTGGAGAATCCTTTGATGGTTTCAATTCTTACATCGCTGGAAGTGAAGCAGAACAACTGTTCAAATTCAATAATGATACAGGTCACAACAATATTAATAATTTCTTTGAATTTCCCGAAACTAGCGAGCTACACAAAGCACTTGGAACATCTTTCCAGAGACAAACCGATGAGCAGTTATGGGATTTATCCATCTCCATTGATGATACATGTAGCAGCTCTGGTGTGCAGAAAAATCTTGTCAGCAGGACTAACCCACCATGGTTTTCCAACGGATGTGATGCTGAGAACCTGTTGGAAGCTTCATTAGCCAAAGATGACACATCATCCAGCATATCTGATGGTATTAAATCATGTACAACCTCAACAAGACAATATTCCTCTTATAAACAATTGAAATCAGAAGAGGGTGCCTTGATGGAATGTGAACCAGTGATATGGAGCCATACATCTGCTTTGCCTGGCAGGTGCAACACCTCATCTTCTTTCACAGGCATGATGAACACTGTGGTTGACAATCAGCAGGAAGATAAACGATGCAATCCTACTCAGCCTAAAAAGGAACAAAAGTTGTCCAGCACCAATCCAAGAAGGCCCAAACCTAGCAATAGTCCGAAGCTAAGACCAAGAGATAGACAACTGATTCAGGATCGTGTCAAGGAACTTCGAGAACTTGTACCAAATGGTGCCAAG TGCAGCATTGATGGCCTATTGGACCGAACAATAAAACACATGATGTACTTAAGAAGCATGACTGACCAGGCTGAGAAATTGAAGTCCTATGCACATAAAGATCAAGAG AGGCCTCATTGCAATAACACAAATAAGACCCTAAGCGGTTCCTCAAATGGGACAAGCAGGGCTTTTGAACTTGGGAGTGAACTCCAGACTAGTCCCATTGTAGTAGAAGATCTTGAACACCCAGGCCATATGCTCATAGAG ATGCTATGTGATGAACACGGGCTCTTCCTAGAAATCGCCCAAGCTATAAGACGGTTGGAGTTGACAGTGTTGAAAGGCGTGCTGGAAACCCGCTCAAACAACTTGTGGGCACATTTTGTTGTTGAG GTTCCCAGAGGTTTTCATAGAATGGATGTGTTTTGGCCTCTTCTACATCTACTGCAACGCAGAAAAAGTTCCCTATCAAGCAAGATCTGA
- the LOC101309180 gene encoding probable E3 ubiquitin-protein ligase HERC1-like produces MNGNEGVKMENRREALVYMSGYLPGVSPEKSPMLSLEPVQFPDPMDGGDSWKDVCGGGCGFAMAISESGKLMTWGSADEEGQSYLVAGKNGETPGIFPLPTEVSVVKAAAGWAHCVSVTESGEVYTWGWKECVPSGKVFHDLALMGSIEKDATTTGKLSSLPAEQGRSLSRGYNFSCETVSHVDSKRAGEEVAKRRKTSSVKLEPESSTAGDELFMASPCLVTMGLGVRITTVAAGGRHTLALSDVGQVWGWGYGGEGQLGLGSRMKMVSSPHLIPCIDQSASGKDRFSAVSQSSKFPGSYVKEIACGGRHSAVITDTGALLTFGWGLYGQCGQGNTKDQLKVTRVESLMDTRVKSIAAGLWHTLCISVDGCVYAFGGNQFGQLGTGVEEAETLPRLLNSSSLENKHATAVSCGARHSTILTEDGDLFTWGWNKYGQLGLGDSVDRNIPCRVSIDGCLPKHISCGWWHTLLLAEIPN; encoded by the exons ATGAACGGTAACGAAGGCGTGAAGATGGAGAACCGCAGAGAAGCTTTGGTTTATATGTCGGGATATTTACCCGGAGTTTCACCGGAAAAGTCTCCGATGCTGTCTCTGGAGCCGGTACAGTTTCCGGATCCAATGGACGGTGGAGATTCCTGGAAGGATGTCTGCGGTGGCGGTTGTGGTTTCGCTATGGCCATTTCAG AGAGTGGGAAACTGATGACCTGGGGCTCGGCGGACGAAGAAGGACAGAGCTACCTGGTTGCGGGGAAGAATGGG GAGACTCCGGGGATTTTTCCTCTCCCAACTGAAGTCTCGGTGGTCAAGGCTGCGGCTGGTTGGGCCCATTGTGTTTCTGTTACAG AGAGTGGTGAGGTATATACATGGGGGTGGAAAGAGTGTGTTCCCTCGGGAAAGGTATTCCATGATTTGGCTTTGATGGGAAGTATTGAGAAGGATGCTACAACTACTGGGAAACTAAGTTCATTACCAGCTGAACAAG GAAGATCATTGTCCCGAGGTTATAATTTTAGCTGTGAGACAGTATCTCATGTTGACAGCAAAAGGGCCGGAGAGGAAGTTGCAAAGCGAAGGAAAACTTCATCAGTTAAATTAGAACCGGAAAGTTCAACAGCCGGTGATGAACTCTTCATGGCATCGCCTTGTCTTGTTACAATGGGTCTTGGAGTGAGGATCACTACTGTTGCTGCTGGTGGACGGCACACTTTAGCATTATCAG ATGTGGGACAGGTTTGGGGTTGGGGCTATGGAGGCGAAGGACAGCTAGGTTTGGGTTCTCGGATGAAGATGGTCTCTTCTCCTCATCTCATACCCTGCATCGATCAATCTGCTTCTGGGAAGGACAGGTTTTCTGCAGTATCTCAAAGTTCAAAATTTCCTGGCAGTTATGTGAAGGAAATTGCTTGTGGAGGTCGACATAGTGCAGTAATAACAG ATACTGGAGCACTACTTACTTTTGGCTGGGGCCTGTATGGACAG TGTGGGCAAGGGAATACAAAAGATCAGCTAAAAGTTACCCGTGTGGAGTCGTTAATGGATACTAGAGTGAAAAGTATAGCTGCTGGACTATGGCATACTCTCTGTATATCTGTTGATGGCTGTGTATATGCTTTTGGGGGGAATCAGTTTGGACAATTGGGAACAGGTGTTGAGGAAGCTGAG ACTCTACCTAGGCTTCTGAACTCTTCAAGTCTGGAAAACAAGCATGCCACTGCAGTTTCCTGTGGAGCACGCCATAGTACTATACTAACGG AAGATGGTGATTTATTTACCTGGGGATGGAACAAGTATGGGCAG CTTGGTCTGGGCGATTCTGTGGATAGGAACATTCCTTGTCGAGTTTCTATTGATGGCTGCCTACCTAAGCATATCTCATGTGGCTGGTGGCACACGCTGTTGCTGGCGGAAATACCCAATTAA
- the LOC101300072 gene encoding tropinone reductase homolog, with protein sequence MAGFDSQRWSLKGMTALVTGGTKGIGYAIVEELAGLGATVHTCARNQEQIDERVQEWKSKGFKVSGSVCDLTSKSQREELIKTVSSVFDGKLNILVNNAASVTLRRTEDYTLEDLSSMMGSNVESSYHLCQLSYPLLKASENASIVFIASIAGAIALPRLSAYAATKSAVIQISKNLACEWARDKIRTNTVAPWAVNTGVKVGNDDHSEDFRRLIGRTPIRRVAEPNEISSLVSFLCLPAASYINGQVVNVDGGFTVSGF encoded by the exons ATGGCAGGGTTCGACAGCCAAAGATGGTCTCTAAAGGGTATGACTGCCCTTGTTACCGGAGGAACTAAAGGCATCGG ATATGCCATTGTGGAAGAGCTAGCTGGTCTTGGGGCTACTGTGCATACCTGTGCTCGCAACCAAGAACAGATCGACGAGAGGGTTCAAGAATGGAAGAGCAAGGGATTTAAAGTGAGTGGCTCAGTTTGTGACCTGACGTCCAAATCTCAAAGGGAGGAGCTCATCAAAACTGTCTCGTCTGTCTTTGATGGCAAGCTTAACATCCTT GTAAATAATGCTGCTTCAGTTACCCTGAGAAGAACAGAGGACTATACTTTGGAAGATTTATCGAGTATGATGGGTAGCAATGTTGAATCTTCTTACCATCTGTGTCAACTTTCATACCCTCTCTTGAAGGCCTCAGAAAATGCCAGTATTGTATTTATCGCCTCCATAGCTGGTGCCATTGCTCTACCTAGACTATCTGCTTATGCAGCAACAAAGA GTGCTGTTATCCAGATTTCAAAGAACTTGGCGTGTGAGTGGGCAAGAGACAAAATTCGAACAAACACTGTAGCGCCATGGGCTGTCAACACCGGTGTTAAAGTTGGAAAT GATGATCATTCTGAGGATTTCAGAAGATTAATAGGTCGAACTCCAATTCGCCGTGTTGCTGAGCCTAATGAAATTTCATCCTTGGTCTCATTCCTCTGCCTTCCTGCTGCTTCTTACATCAATGGACAAGTTGTCAATGTTGATGGAGGATTTACAGTGAGCGGTTTCTAG
- the LOC101300932 gene encoding tropinone reductase homolog: MAGFNSQRWSLKGMTALVTGGTKGIGYAIVEELAGLGATVHTCARNQEQIDEWVREWKSKGFQVSGSVCDLTSKSQREELMRTVSSKFDGKLNILVNNAATVTLRSTTEYALEDLSSMMSTNVESPYHLCQLAYPLLKASGNGSIVFIASIAGLKALPRLSAYAATKSAVIQISKNLACEWAKDGIRTNTVAPWAVNTGVKVENDDHSDDFRRLIGRTPIRRVAEPNEISSLVTFLCLPAASYINGQVVSVDGGFTVSGF, encoded by the exons ATGGCAGGTTTCAACAGCCAAAGATGGTCTCTGAAGGGAATGACTGCCCTCGTCACTGGTGGAACTAAAGGCATTGG ATATGCCATCGTGGAAGAGCTAGCCGGACTAGGGGCGACAGTGCATACCTGTGCTCGTAATCAAGAACAGATCGACGAGTGGGTTCGAGAATGGAAGAGCAAGGGTTTTCAAGTGAGTGGCTCGGTGTGTGACCTCACATCCAAATCTCAAAGAGAGGAGCTCATGAGAACTGTTTCCTCTAAGTTTGACGGCAAACTTAACATCCTC GTAAATAATGCAGCAACAGTCACGCTAAGAAGTACTACAGAATATGCTCTGGAAGATTTGTCAAGTATGATGAGCACAAATGTTGAATCCCCCTATCATCTTTGTCAACTTGCATACCCTCTCCTCAAGGCCTCCGGCAATGGAAGCATCGTCTTCATCGCCTCCATTGCTGGTTTAAAAGCTCTACCTAGACTTTCTGCCTATGCAGCAACGAAAAGTGCCGTCATCCAGATTTCAAAGAACTTGGCGTGTGAATGGGCTAAAGACGGCATTCGAACAAACACTGTAGCACCTTGGGCAGTTAACACCGGAGTTAAAGTCGAAAAC GATGACCACTCTGACGACTTCAGACGTCTAATAGGTCGAACTCCCATCCGTCGTGTGGCAGAACCTAATGAAATCTCATCGCTGGTCACTTTTCTCTGCCTTCCCGCTGCTTCTTACATCAACGGACAAGTTGTTAGTGTGGATGGAGGATTTACCGTCAGCGGTTTTTAG
- the LOC101299206 gene encoding tropinone reductase homolog, whose protein sequence is MAGKGFNSERWSLKGKTALVTGGTKGIGYAIVEELAGLGATVHTCARNEALLNQRIQEWESKGFKVSGSVCDLTSKSQREELLETVSSVFDGKLNILVNNAATCTLRTTTDYSLEDFSSMMSTNVESPYHLCQLAHPLLKASGNGSIVFIASIAGIKALPRLSAYAATKSAIIQISKNLACEWAQDSIRTNTVAPWAVNTGAKPDNDDHSADYRRLIGRTPIRRVAEPNEISSLVTFLCLPAASYITGQVVSIDGGFTVSGF, encoded by the exons ATGGCTGGGAAAGGATTCAACAGTGAAAGATGGTCTCTAAAGGGCAAGACCGCCCTAGTCACTGGTGGAACGAAAGGCATCGG GTACGCAATTGTGGAGGAGCTAGCGGGACTTGGCGCAACTGTACATACCTGTGCTCGTAACGAAGCACTGCTTAATCAGAGGATTCAAGAATGGGAGAGTAAGGGATTTAAAGTGAGTGGTTCAGTTTGTGACTTGACCTCTAAATCCCAAAGGGAGGAGCTATTGGAGACTGTCTCCTCTGTTTTCGATGGAAAGCTTAACATTCTG GTAAATAATGCAGCAACATGCACGCTCAGAACTACTACAGACTATAGTTTGGAAGATTTCTCAAGCATGATGAGTACCAATGTGGAATCTCCTTACCATCTTTGTCAACTTGCACATCCTCTCTTGAAGGCCTCAGGCAATGGAAGCATTGTATTCATCGCCTCCATCGCCGGTATAAAAGCTCTGCCTAGATTATCTGCCTACGCGGCAACGAAAAGCGCCATCATCCAGATTTCGAAGAATTTGGCATGTGAATGGGCACAAGATAGTATTCGAACAAACACTGTAGCACCATGGGCTGTCAACACCGGGGCTAAACCTGATAAT GATGATCATTCTGCTGACTATAGACGCTTAATAGGTCGAACTCCTATCCGTCGTGTTGCAGAGCCTAATGAAATTTCATCCTTGGTGACATTCCTTTGCCTTCCTGCTGCATCATACATCACTGGACAAGTTGTTAGTATTGATGGAGGATTTACAGTTAGCGGCTTCTAG